One window from the genome of Chroococcidiopsis sp. TS-821 encodes:
- the dapF gene encoding diaminopimelate epimerase, producing the protein MMIEFAKYHGLGNDFILIDNRSSSQPVVTPEQAIKLCDRHFGIGADGVIFALPGQNGTDYTMRIFNSDGSEPEMCGNGIRCLAAFVAEIDGDNENNSQKRIHTLAGIITPQIMPDGQVKVDMGVPRLLASEIPTTLGAENEKIVDWSLEVAGQSWDVTCVSMGNPHCITFVEDVAAIALEKIGPQFEHHAVFPQRTNTEFIQVVNRNYLKMRVWERGAGATLACGTGACAALVAGVLTGRCDRTATVELPGGCLQIEWSEVDQRLWMTGPAQRVFTGVVEI; encoded by the coding sequence ATGATGATTGAATTTGCCAAATATCACGGACTCGGAAACGACTTTATTTTGATTGACAATCGCTCGTCATCACAGCCTGTAGTCACGCCCGAACAAGCAATTAAGCTGTGCGATCGCCACTTTGGTATTGGTGCGGATGGCGTTATTTTCGCATTACCAGGGCAAAACGGTACTGACTACACGATGCGGATTTTTAACTCGGATGGTTCGGAACCGGAGATGTGTGGTAATGGGATTCGTTGTTTAGCGGCATTTGTTGCAGAAATTGACGGTGATAACGAAAATAATAGCCAAAAACGGATTCATACGCTGGCTGGCATTATTACACCGCAAATTATGCCTGATGGTCAAGTCAAAGTTGATATGGGCGTTCCTCGGTTACTAGCAAGCGAAATTCCAACGACTTTAGGTGCAGAGAATGAAAAGATCGTCGATTGGTCCTTGGAAGTTGCAGGACAAAGTTGGGATGTTACGTGTGTCAGTATGGGGAATCCGCACTGTATTACATTTGTTGAAGATGTCGCGGCAATTGCTTTAGAAAAGATTGGTCCGCAATTTGAACATCACGCGGTTTTTCCGCAACGAACAAACACAGAATTTATTCAAGTTGTCAACCGTAACTACCTGAAGATGCGCGTATGGGAACGCGGTGCAGGCGCTACGTTAGCGTGTGGGACAGGGGCTTGTGCGGCTTTAGTTGCAGGTGTGTTAACGGGGAGATGCGATCGCACTGCGACAGTCGAACTTCCTGGAGGTTGTTTGCAAATTGAGTGGTCCGAAGTCGATCAGCGGTTGTGGATGACGGGACCTGCGCAGCGCGTGTTTACAGGTGTTGTCGAAATTTAA
- a CDS encoding RNA-binding protein hfq, whose product MSNEFDPALPSTRQVQTLIKQANRVELKLVTGDLVIGKISWQDQNCLCIIDANNQTIIVWRSAIAYLKPMK is encoded by the coding sequence ATGTCTAACGAATTCGATCCAGCGTTACCTAGCACTCGCCAAGTTCAAACCTTAATTAAACAAGCAAACCGCGTCGAGTTAAAACTTGTCACTGGCGATTTAGTCATTGGCAAAATTAGCTGGCAAGATCAAAACTGTTTGTGTATTATCGATGCAAATAATCAGACAATCATTGTCTGGAGAAGTGCGATCGCTTATCTCAAGCCCATGAAATAA
- a CDS encoding cation:proton antiporter: MQEDFRLIVDLVLVLAVAAGGGLLAALLRQPVLLGYLLGGMIVGPAGLGLIKELIQVETLAQFGVAFLLFALGVEFSFAELKKVQTISLGGGGLQIALTILVTALVSLFVGWVNSPAQGVFLGAILSLSSTAVVLKCLMERNETETSHGQVMLGILVVQDLALGLMLAVLPALDQPAEAIGMAVLTALLRIGLFAAGAVAAGIWLIPPLLKLLARTESRELFLLGVVALCLGIALLTEHLGLSIEMGAFVAGLMISEVEYADQTLTYVEPLRDIFATLFFAAIGMLIDPVFLWQNLELILGLVALVWVGKFLIVTPLVKAFGYSLKTALLAGLGLAQIGEFSFVLASEGQALGLVSRRVYLLILGTTAVTLVLTPFVLRLVPSLFNWAESLPWLKLYLDAADVPREVSPDLPIQDHLVVCGYGQMGRNLVRLMQDRGLAVVAIDQSESKIQQLREAGVPYVYGNASSLRVLETAGVDRARALAIALRDPMSTRLCLKRALELSPELDTVVCANKDQDIELLYQLGAREVVQPEFEASIELATHLLAGVGLALPVIQQEMQQIRSHHYLELRPERSPAQVSRELQLAARDMNSRWYRLPDKSPLAGMTLEEANLRYLTGVSLIAIRRDKGEEVDYPDAKAILQTGDRLLLVGTAEELAAFDELAKGEVAIHDENMLCHWITLGVNSPVVNQTLAQLDIFTRCSVQVQAIRRDGKFFWFPDSSMNLQAGDFLLLCGAYPALNQLQQLLSAEGVQSILPIVS, translated from the coding sequence GTGCAAGAAGATTTTAGATTAATTGTCGATTTAGTGTTAGTTCTTGCAGTTGCGGCTGGCGGAGGGCTTTTGGCAGCACTATTGCGCCAACCTGTGCTGCTTGGTTATTTGCTGGGCGGAATGATCGTGGGTCCTGCTGGACTTGGATTGATCAAAGAATTAATTCAAGTGGAAACGCTGGCACAGTTTGGAGTTGCCTTCTTGCTATTTGCTCTAGGTGTTGAGTTTTCTTTTGCAGAACTTAAAAAAGTACAAACTATCAGTTTAGGTGGTGGTGGCTTACAAATTGCCCTGACTATTCTGGTGACAGCGCTTGTATCTTTATTTGTTGGTTGGGTGAATTCACCAGCCCAAGGTGTCTTTTTAGGTGCAATTTTATCTTTATCTTCGACAGCGGTTGTACTCAAGTGCTTAATGGAACGCAACGAAACTGAAACTTCCCACGGGCAAGTGATGTTAGGGATTTTAGTTGTTCAAGATTTAGCACTGGGGTTGATGCTGGCGGTGTTACCTGCGTTGGATCAACCGGCGGAAGCGATTGGGATGGCAGTGCTAACAGCATTGTTGCGGATTGGGCTATTTGCGGCGGGGGCTGTAGCTGCGGGGATTTGGTTGATTCCACCATTGCTGAAACTTTTGGCACGCACCGAGAGTCGCGAGTTATTTTTACTTGGTGTTGTGGCTTTATGTTTAGGTATCGCTTTATTGACTGAACATTTAGGTCTTTCGATCGAAATGGGGGCGTTTGTTGCAGGATTGATGATTTCGGAGGTGGAGTATGCCGATCAAACGTTGACTTATGTAGAACCGCTGCGAGATATCTTTGCGACGTTGTTTTTCGCTGCGATCGGAATGTTGATCGATCCTGTATTTTTGTGGCAAAACCTGGAATTGATTCTGGGGTTGGTAGCGTTGGTTTGGGTTGGTAAATTTTTGATTGTGACTCCGCTGGTCAAAGCATTTGGTTATTCCTTAAAAACTGCCTTACTAGCGGGTTTAGGTTTAGCTCAAATTGGGGAATTTTCGTTTGTACTGGCAAGTGAAGGACAAGCACTGGGGCTAGTTTCTCGTAGAGTATATCTGTTAATTTTGGGAACAACCGCAGTGACGCTGGTACTCACGCCGTTTGTTTTGCGACTTGTTCCTTCATTGTTCAACTGGGCAGAATCGCTACCTTGGCTCAAGCTTTATTTAGACGCGGCTGATGTACCGCGTGAAGTTTCTCCAGATCTACCAATCCAGGATCACTTAGTCGTCTGTGGTTATGGGCAAATGGGGCGCAACTTGGTTCGTTTGATGCAAGATCGCGGGCTGGCTGTGGTAGCGATCGATCAGTCGGAAAGTAAAATTCAACAGTTGCGTGAAGCTGGAGTGCCTTATGTTTATGGTAATGCTAGTAGTTTACGAGTATTAGAAACTGCTGGGGTGGATCGCGCGCGAGCGCTGGCAATTGCCTTGCGCGATCCGATGAGTACGCGGTTGTGTCTGAAGCGGGCTTTGGAACTCTCGCCGGAACTTGATACTGTGGTTTGTGCGAACAAAGATCAAGATATTGAACTGTTGTATCAACTCGGTGCTAGAGAAGTTGTCCAACCTGAGTTTGAGGCGAGTATTGAACTTGCAACGCATTTATTAGCAGGGGTAGGCTTAGCACTACCAGTGATTCAACAAGAAATGCAGCAAATTCGATCGCATCATTATCTTGAATTGCGCCCTGAGCGATCGCCTGCACAAGTTTCGCGAGAGTTACAGCTAGCTGCTAGAGATATGAATAGCCGCTGGTATCGTTTACCTGATAAATCTCCGCTGGCTGGTATGACGTTGGAGGAAGCAAACTTACGGTATCTTACTGGTGTCAGTTTGATAGCAATTCGGCGAGATAAAGGTGAAGAAGTCGATTATCCTGATGCGAAGGCAATTTTACAAACAGGCGATCGCTTACTGCTTGTTGGAACGGCTGAGGAACTCGCGGCGTTTGATGAATTAGCGAAAGGTGAAGTAGCAATTCATGATGAAAATATGTTGTGTCACTGGATTACACTCGGAGTGAATAGCCCAGTGGTTAATCAAACCTTGGCACAGTTAGATATTTTTACGCGTTGCAGTGTGCAAGTACAGGCAATTCGACGTGATGGCAAATTCTTTTGGTTTCCCGATAGCAGTATGAATCTACAAGCAGGTGATTTTTTACTGTTGTGTGGAGCCTATCCAGCGTTGAATCAACTACAGCAGTTGCTGTCAGCAGAAGGCGTACAAAGTATTTTGCCTATTGTATCGTAA